A segment of the Nitrospina gracilis 3/211 genome:
GGCTTCAACCCGCATGGGCCCCTCCTTCCGGTCCGGAATGCAGCGTACCTTCAAAAAATTGTCGCAGGCGTTCGTCCTTTCTGTCGTTCATCAGTTCCTGGATGTTGCCGTGGGCGACTATACGACCCTCGATCAGAACCATCGTCATCGCGTCGAAGCGCAGTGCCTGCGGCACGTCGTGCGTCACCCACACGGCGGCGATACCCAGGTCGCGGTTGATGTGCTTGATCAGGTTTTCGATAGTGAGTGCCGCCGTGGGATCGAGCGCCGAGGTCGGTTCGTCCATCAGCAGGAGCTCCGGTCCGTTGGCCAGCATCTGCGCCAAGGCCACGCGTTGCTGTTCGCCGCCCGACAACGTCTCCGCCTGCCGCGTGAGGTACGTTTTGGACAGGCCCACCTGGTTGAGCAGGTGCTCGCACTTCGCGTCT
Coding sequences within it:
- a CDS encoding ABC transporter ATP-binding protein, whose translation is MLQVRELSVTRGRPILNGVSFDVEKGEMLVVLGPSGSGKSMLLRSLNRLEPFDAGTVRLNGQDTARMNVLELRRRMGMVFQAPALLPFRVRDNIALGPGLRGEVMEDAKCEHLLNQVGLSKTYLTRQAETLSGGEQQRVALAQMLANGPELLLMDEPTSALDPTAALTIENLIKHINRDLGIAAVWVTHDVPQALRFDAMTMVLIEGRIVAHGNIQELMNDRKDERLRQFFEGTLHSGPEGGAHAG